In the genome of bacterium, one region contains:
- a CDS encoding ABC transporter substrate-binding protein: protein MRRVHMVLAFTVALVFALVGSSPAPNVSGQQFKKVIRFGVNRGAENLDPVTQDANPDIWAFMQIYQQLVRVNIKGDGFDPDLAERWTTSADGKTWTFFLRKDARFSTGDPVKAGDVVWSLKRAHDVKGPWQWALEPVQEIAARDDSTVVITLKEPWAPFLADVSLFSNSVLSEKVFKDAKQDQISNKPVGSGPFMLVEWKKGEELVMKANPNYFEKGLPKSPELHLRYIPDDNARIIAVQSGEVDGIDYPPFSRVAELKRDSRLQMQLNPSTAVAHLSLNMREAPLNNVKVRQALAYATDRYAIVRAVCFGYCTPATTFLPMTTPYYNKNAKGYTRDLAKAQQLLTESGVKTPLTLKLLYRTGDAVQEPTAVALKAMWAKIGVNLELEPLDRAAATQRYRANQFQVNISGWTNDIPDPSQLGAYELGYTESQSYHSGYQTKEMDDLLARGLREITPEKRREIYYKIQDVALRDSPLIWLYYAPYTIAINKKMTGFVQMATGPWIFKNVAVGE, encoded by the coding sequence ATGCGCAGGGTACACATGGTCCTGGCCTTCACGGTCGCACTCGTCTTCGCGCTGGTGGGTTCTTCGCCTGCGCCGAATGTGTCCGGGCAGCAGTTCAAGAAGGTGATTCGGTTCGGTGTCAACCGCGGGGCGGAAAACCTCGACCCCGTGACCCAGGATGCCAACCCGGACATCTGGGCGTTTATGCAGATCTACCAGCAACTGGTGCGGGTCAATATCAAGGGGGACGGCTTCGACCCCGACCTGGCGGAGCGGTGGACGACTTCCGCCGACGGCAAGACGTGGACCTTCTTCCTACGAAAGGATGCGCGATTTTCCACCGGCGATCCAGTGAAGGCCGGCGACGTCGTCTGGTCGCTCAAACGGGCTCATGACGTCAAGGGGCCGTGGCAGTGGGCGCTGGAACCGGTCCAGGAGATCGCCGCGCGGGACGACTCGACGGTGGTCATCACGTTGAAGGAACCGTGGGCACCGTTCCTGGCGGACGTCTCGCTGTTCTCCAACAGCGTCCTGTCCGAGAAGGTCTTCAAAGACGCAAAGCAGGACCAGATCTCCAACAAGCCCGTCGGCTCGGGACCCTTCATGCTGGTCGAATGGAAGAAGGGTGAAGAGCTGGTGATGAAAGCCAACCCCAACTACTTCGAGAAGGGCCTGCCGAAGTCGCCCGAATTGCATCTCCGGTACATCCCCGACGACAACGCTCGGATCATCGCGGTCCAGTCAGGTGAGGTCGACGGAATTGACTATCCGCCGTTCTCGCGTGTGGCTGAGCTCAAGCGGGACTCCCGGCTGCAGATGCAGCTCAACCCGTCGACCGCCGTGGCGCACCTTTCGCTGAATATGCGCGAGGCGCCGCTCAATAACGTCAAGGTCCGCCAGGCGCTGGCCTATGCGACCGACCGGTATGCCATCGTTCGAGCCGTCTGTTTCGGCTACTGCACCCCCGCGACGACGTTCCTGCCGATGACGACACCGTATTACAACAAGAACGCGAAGGGCTACACTCGAGACCTGGCCAAGGCGCAGCAACTTCTCACGGAGTCCGGCGTCAAGACTCCCTTGACCTTGAAGCTCCTCTACCGCACAGGCGACGCCGTGCAAGAACCCACGGCGGTCGCCCTCAAAGCGATGTGGGCCAAGATCGGCGTGAACTTGGAATTGGAGCCGCTCGACCGGGCCGCGGCCACCCAACGGTACCGCGCAAACCAGTTCCAGGTGAACATCTCCGGCTGGACGAACGACATCCCGGACCCGTCGCAGCTGGGCGCCTACGAGTTGGGCTACACGGAGAGCCAATCCTATCACAGCGGCTATCAGACCAAGGAAATGGACGACCTGCTGGCGCGGGGGCTGCGGGAGATCACTCCCGAGAAGCGCCGGGAGATCTATTACAAGATCCAGGACGTGGCACTCAGGGATTCCCCGCTGATCTGGCTGTACTATGCGCCATACACCATCGCGATCAACAAGAAGATGACGGGGTTTGTGCAGATGGCGACCGGGCCGTGGATCTTCAAGAACGTCGCGGTCGGCGAATAG